A window from Drosophila nasuta strain 15112-1781.00 chromosome 3, ASM2355853v1, whole genome shotgun sequence encodes these proteins:
- the LOC132788627 gene encoding LOW QUALITY PROTEIN: uncharacterized protein LOC132788627 (The sequence of the model RefSeq protein was modified relative to this genomic sequence to represent the inferred CDS: deleted 2 bases in 2 codons), which translates to MSSTSTNIDAGGPKMAAAVTTAKPATPSPSLKVYDFDFAGTKFEMDASVSEEERRFYLKMYPTVDVVNQRKVHCTVCRSHLGTAPITESNIKMHPILRVTHCVKCHDFYNSGEFSKGEDGSELYCRWCGQGGEVYCCSTCPFVFCKSCIIKNLSRGVIVDIEQNENWNCFRCTPKILWPLRAQHWALINYIETQKNGLQAMPLSGDEMRRLMNKDSSSCCRLAKAKANSLSDSMESLESNASKRSHNSSITSVKKYSKPQGPPAKRPKSSNDEVVCTPDLLSMLEPDCQISVAQKSSPRTVSGAPSGTTITTTPRITSVQQNYTGPSPSNSGSNNNSSNGNSSVAPRSSLPPPLVLSSSGMRYRQSTPISSPVVRRTVVPNAVRSAGPVFHTINGFRVDLNTAAQQDSYRLPNGRLIQVKRQVPLGGQPSTSLSSAPMPVTPQVIIRQRLAAPQRMMHNNPSYGSNIGIYNPQTNPQQQPRTSQIVRVNNGSQMQSVNMPTPPAPAANSNGGTTIMMTPAAAAKPQPTLVRHVFPNTSIGTARTQLQEQIFNAMEICTHLTGKVQTLTHSNAYNQARSYMDLKELYIHLSYLMTYAIGRFKQLQEKCLVDMREMGFKNDANSLENGQLAAAVDYVCYGQLDDVDLFNTGCNSFHNQVYEYRKSLHANLKDGDSTEPLPPLLPLGVRAEGDPKDDDDNQDTNQDVDNENEGPDDYEDDQNDDVDDIDDDDDLDDEYDALGTEESMNRNEQAHAYDRKLTRLLREYPSIWCTRHPDYGKMEVTRKQWRVIASHFPRGDDIKLRWKNVRKRYVRIERLVKLGRRFKGYFDKATNYLANRDLPRSDWLAVDCGEDDGDGFERKQLDAIENTFHKDSQNMAGGKRLTTKPINRLPVRPLDVRPIDLRIINFAKSHPVLWRKSADPEFNSIDEQTRKSLWQNFWKSAPNYRYEYIVERWQQMYEMYKSFRLKTIKDKRTFANLELKYSKYLASLYFLYKIDEQDLRDEFEPLQDCGQQGSENSSSGESAGKLKDMPDDKHFVQQLVLAMRAYPTLWNPRHVDYNDVGARERLWAEVARRLPRFRREASACKLRWQMAKFAYECYCRELERQPRPNEKTLQKLRTNFPLEEMRFLNI; encoded by the exons ATGAGCAGCACATCAACAAATATCGATGCCGGCGGCCCTAAAATGGCAGCGGCAGTTACAACCGCGAAGCCAGCAACACCTTCGCCCTCCCTGAAAGTGTACGACTTTGATTTTGCGG GCACAAAATTCGAAATGGACGCTAGCGTTTCAGAGGAGGAGCGgcgcttttatttaaaaatgtatccCACCGTGGATGTGGTCAATCAGCGGAAGGTCCATTGCACCGTCTGTCGTTCACATCTAGGCACAGCACCCATCACAGAGAGCAACATCAAAATGCACCCCATATTGCGAGTCACGCACTGTGTCAAGTGCCACGATTTCTACAACAGCGGCGAATTTTCCAAGGGAGAAGATGGCTCTGAGCTGTACTGTCGCTGGTGTGGTCAAGGTGGCGAGGTCTATTGCTGTTCCACTTGTCCATTTGTGTTCTGCAAATCGTGCATCATTAAGAACCTCTCACGTGGCGTCATCGTTGACATTGAACAGAACGAGAACTGGAACTGTTTTAGATGTACCCCAAAGATATTGTGGCCGCTCCGTGCCCAACATTGGGCTCTAATCAATTACATTGAGACACAAAAGAA TGGACTGCAAGCGATGCCGTTGTCTGGTGATGAGATGCGGCGTTTGATGAACAAGGACAGCAGCTCTTGCTGTCGGCTAGCCAAGGCGAAAGCCAATAGTTTGTCCGACTCAATGGAGAGCTTAGAATCGAATGCGTCTAAGCGTAGCCATAACAGTTCCATCACATCGGTCAAGAAATATTCCAAGCCGCAGGGACCGCCAGCGAAACGTCCCAAATCTTCTAACGATGAAGTTGTTTGTACACCAGATCTGCTGAGCATGTTGGAGCCGGACTGCCAAATCTCAGTTGCCCAAAAGTCTTCGCCACGCACTGTCTCCGGTGCCCCATCTGGGACAACTATCACAACAACACCGCGCATTACGAGCGTACAGCAGAATTACACTGGACCCAGTCCCAgtaacagcggcagcaacaacaacagcagcaatggcaattCATCTGTCGCTCCGCGTAGCAGTTTA CCCCCGCCACTCGTATTGAGCAGCTCGGGCATGCGTTATCGCCAAAGCACGCCCATTTCCAGT CCCGTGGTGCGACGCACCGTAGTGCCCAATGCGGTGCGTAGTGCTGGACCCGTTTTCCATACCATTAACGGATTTCGGGTCGATCTTAATACTGCAGCTCAACAGGACTCCTATCGCCTGCCCAACGGTCGCCTTATACAG GTGAAACGTCAAGTACCACTTGGAGGTCAACCGTCGACATCACTTTCTTCTGCTCCCATGCCGGTGACACCGCAGGTTATTATTCGTCAGCGCTTAGCAGCACCCCAGCGCATGATGCACAACAATCCCAGCTACGGCTCCAACATCGGCATCTACAATCCGCAAACCAatccacagcaacagccacgcACTTCACAAATCGTTCGAGTTAACAATGGCAGCCAAATGCAATCGGTTAACATGCCAACACCGCCAGCGCCGGCTGCCAATAGTAATGGCGGCACAACGATTATGATGACtccagcggcagcagcgaaACCACAGCCGACTCTTGTGCGTCATGTGTTTCCCAACACGTCGATTGGTACGGCGCGTACTCAGCTGCAAGAGCAGATCTTCAATGCCATGGAAATATGTACGCACTTAACGGGGAAAGTTCAAACGCTAACACACTCCAATGCATACAATCAGGCTCGCAGTTATATGGATCTCAAGGAGTTGTACATACATTTGTCCTATCTAATGACCTATGCAATTGGACGGTTCAAGCAGCTGCAGGAAAAATGCTTGGTTGATATGCGAGAAATGGGCTTTAAGAACGATGCCAACAGCTTGGAGAACGGACAATTAGCAGCAG ctGTGGATTATGTTTGCTATGGACAGTTGGACGATGTCGATCTCTTTAATACCGGCTGTAATAGCTTTCATAATCAAGTCTACGAGTATCGCAAGAGCTTACATGCAAATCTCAAGGATGGAGACTCAACGGAACCACTGCCTCCATTGTTGCCACTCGGCGTACGCGCGGAAGGTGATCCGAAAGATGATGACGATAATCAAGACACTAATCAGGATGTGGACAATGAGAATGAAGGTCCAGATGATTACGAAGATGATCAGAACGATGATGTTGACGAtatcgatgatgatgatgatttggATGATGAATACGATGCCCTTGGCACCGAGGAAAGCATGAATCGTAACGAACAGGCGCATGCCTACGATCGAAAACTAACTCGCTTACTGCGTGAATATCCTTCAATTTGGTGCACGCGTCATCCTGACTATGGCAAAATGGAGGTCACACGCAAGCAGTGGCGCGTTATTGCCAGCCACTTTCCACGCGGTGATGACATAAAGCTGCGCTGGAAGAACGTACGCAAGCGATATGTACGCATTGAACGTTTGGTTAAGTTGGGGCGACGCTTCAAGGGTTACTTTGACAAGGCAACCAACTATTTGGCCAATAGAGATTTGCCGCGCAGTGATTGGCTGGCAGTGGATTGTGGCGAAGATGATGGTGATGGGTTCGAgcgcaagcaattggatgCCATCGAAAATACCTTTCACAAAGACTCACAGAATATGGCTGGTGGTAAACGACTAACTACAAAACCAATTAATCGCTTGCCAGTACGACCTCTTGATGTGCGTCCTATTGATCTGCGCATCATTAACTTTGCCAAGAGTCATCCTGTGCTCTGGAGAAAGTCAGCGGATCCTGAATTTAACAGCATTGACGAGCAGACTCGCAAGTCGCTGTGGCAAAACTTCTGGAAATCTGCGCCCA ACTATCGCTACGAGTATATTGTGGAGCGTTGGCAACAAATGTACGAGATGTACAAATCATTCCGTCTAAAAACCATCAAGGACAAACGCACATTTGCCAATCTTGAGCTAAAATACTCCAAATATCTGGCcagtttatattttctatataaaattgATGAACAAGATTTACGTGATGAATTTGAGCCACTGCAGGATTGTGGCCAGCAGGGATCAGAGAATAGCTCATCTGGTGAATCGGCTGGCAAGCTCAAAGATATGCCCGACGATAAACACTTTGTACAACAACTTGTGCTAGCGATGCGAGCTTATCCCACGCTTTGGAATCCGCGACATGTCGATTACAATGATGTTGGTGCCCGGGAAAGACTCTGGGCAGAAGTAGCCAGACGTCTGCCACGATTCCGACGTGAAGCGAGTGCCTGTAAGCTTCgctggcaaatggcaaagttTGCCTATGAGTGCTACTGTCGAGAACTGGAACGACAGCCAAGACCAAATGAAAAGACGCTGCAAAAGTTACGCACCAATTTTCCGCTGGAGGAAATGCGGTTTCTCAATATTTAA
- the LOC132788632 gene encoding beta-1,3-galactosyltransferase 1, giving the protein MDVKMPHSSHDILDEDEQSSSLLNSSSSTGSEDDTQPKQRLRGYRKLQRRQRSRYHLPRSMRRCGCYTLSLFIVFLMLYNYLPNIYLDVQKRHMPLSDWSANTSLDIKDYISPQQDTALIMPRGFCTNKTFLIIAVSTNLNNFVERQTIRETWGNTTEFNYSAFGKLHGHMKGRYLPAKPDRLRLYADYLTGEGDSLTATVRIIFIVGRSSYESHLGNETLIRLNNEAEMYNDIIQDNFIDTYNNLTIKSVMALKHISRSCAKSCAYFLKCDDDTFVNVPNLLHYLLGGTVPLYNDTLDYYDRRSFLVMMPHNSLNATTGIMRGHQFCNVMPVSEVSSKWYMPYYMYQADAYPQYLSGAGYLMSIDVVDRLYEAALNTSLLYLEDVYITGLCADRANIKRQHHSLFSFAHSQHLCAFKGSITQHQVKEETMVEAWRYVSNYTIKCPPPGNYLNHMRLRNRMNC; this is encoded by the exons ATGGATGTAAAAATGCCGCACTCATCACATGATATTTTGGACGAGGACGAGCAGTCTTCTTCGCTTTTAAATTCAAGCAGTAGCACAGGTTCAGAAGATGATACACAACCCAAACAAAGGCTGCGCGGTTACAGAAAATTGCAGCGAAGGCAGCGTTCGCGATACCATTTACCCAGGAGCATGAGACGATGTGGCTGCTATACGCTCAgtttgtttattgtatttttaatgctaTACAATTACCTGCCGAATATCTACTTGGATGTACAAAAACGACACA TGCCATTGTCGGACTGGTCGGCGAACACATCCCTGGACATCAAGGATTATATTTCGCCCCAGCAGGATACGGCCCTGATTATGCCTCGGGGTTTCTGCACAAACAAGACCTTTCTCATCATTGCCGTTAGTACGAACTTGAACAATTTCGTAGAACGCCAGACAATACGTGAGACATGGGGAAATACAACAGAATTCAACTATTCAGCATTTGGCAAGCTGCATGGCCATATGAAAGGACGCTACCTGCCGGCAAAGCCAGATCGTCTGCGTCTTTACGCCGATTATCTAACTGGCGAGGGTGACTCATTGACTGCTACAGTGCgtatcatttttattgttgggCGCAGCAGTTATGAATCACATCTGGGCAACGAAACGCTGATACGCCTGAACAACGAAGCCGAAATGTACAACGATATTATTCAGGATAATTTCATTGACACGTACAACAATCTAACAATAAAATCCGTCATGGCACTGAAACACATTAGCAGAAGTTGCGCCAAGTCTTGCGCATACTTTCTTAAATGCGATGATGATACGTTTGTCAATGTGCCAAATCTCTTGCACTATTTGCTGGGTGGCACAGTACCGCTGTACAATGATACCTTGGACTATTATGATCGCAGGTCGTTTCTCGTCATGATGCCACACAATAGTCTGAATGCCACCACGGGCATAATGCGTGGTCATCAGTTTTGCAATGTGATGCCCGTGAGCGAGGTGAGCAGCAAATGGTACATGCCCTATTACATGTATCAAGCAGATGCATATCCACAGTATCTTTCGGGTGCTGGTTATCTAATGTCCATCGATGTGGTGGATCGTCTCTATGAGGCAGCGTTAAATACATCTCTCCTATACTTGGAGGATGTATATATTACCGGTCTATGTGCAGATCGGGCAAATATCAAACGGCAGCATCATTCACTATTTAGCTTTGCACACTCACAACATTTGTGTGCTTTTAAAGGCAGCATAACACAGCACCAGGTGAAGGAGGAGACTATGGTCGAGGCGTGGCGTTATGTATCTAATTATACTATTAAATGTCCGCCCCCGGGTAATTACTTAAACCATATGCGATTGCGTAATCGTATGAATTGTTAA
- the LOC132789784 gene encoding proteasome inhibitor PI31 subunit: protein MEASTSNSLASSSKSDFFYGWDLLYKTVDGIINKKADVMIVLAHFLLTKHYKFRCIGIGDDKTLSEDEEGSELLPDYWNSDNTKYSLRYVHNNVLYLLLGHITEDALILNLLDINTKNVSNICLTPESLVAEVKGSITKIMPTANDIVQRFRNELCDPIFTGNSREVTTQTQAAQPPAPTPALNPDPLRVGEPNRPGSFMPHGFEPRPFGFPDIGRGDLDPLGRGSGNLFPFGQNPGLARFDPFSPLPPRGPGSMGPNPDHMRPPNWNPDYYM, encoded by the exons ATGGAGGCGTCAACATCAAATTCATTAGCCAGTTCGTCAAAATCGGACTTCTTTTATGGCTGGGATTTACTATACAAGACTGTAGATGGAATAATAAACAAGAAGGCGGATGTTATGATAGTCCTTGCACATTTTTTACTTACTAAGCACTACAAATTTCGTTGCATTGGTATTGGAGATGAC aaaACGTTGAGCGAGGATGAGGAGGGAAGTGAACTGTTGCCAGATTATTGGAACAGCGATAACACCAAGTACTCATTGCGCTATGTGCACAATAATGTGCTCTATCTCCTGCTGGGACATATTACGGAAGATGCTTTGATTCTCAATCTCTTGGACATTAACACCAAAAATGTGTCCAACATATGCCTTACCCCAGAATCGTTGGTTGCCGAAGTCAAAGGCAGCATCACTAAAATAATGCCCACAGCAAATGATATTGTTCAACGCTTTCGCAATGAACTGTGCGATCCG ATATTTACTGGCAATTCGCGGGAAGTAACTACACAGACCCAGGCCGCTCAGCCCCCTGCTCCAACCCCGGCATTAAACCCGGATCCCCTGCGTGTTGGTGAACCTAATCGCCCAGG ATCTTTTATGCCGCACGGATTTGAGCCACGACCATTTGGATTCCCAGATATCGGTCGCGGTGATCTAGATCCTTTGGGTCGCGGTTCTGGCAACCTGTTTCCATTTGGCCAAAATCCAGGCTTGGCTCGCTTCGATCCGTTTAGTCCTCTTCCACCACGTGGACCGGGAAGCATGGGACCGAATCCAGATCACATGCGCCCACCTAATTGGAACCCAGATTACTACATGTAA